From a region of the Myxococcus guangdongensis genome:
- the bshB1 gene encoding bacillithiol biosynthesis deacetylase BshB1 — MSASGATYGLEALAFGPHPDDVELFCGGLMARLASQGHRTGIIDLSRGEKSSRGTLESRAEETQAASRVLGLSVRENLELPDGWLNPWAGFEAPEPERVRASAVARVVEVLRRLRPELVIVPWEEERHPDHEAASALVTRALFFSGVRKFETEPPSAAFTPRQVLYYPLRHLAEPSFVVDVSSVYETKTAAVRCYASQVEPRPGAPATLVGSALSLSSLEARDRFYGAQVGVAHGEPYVVRETLGLVDPVEHFRRNSFEKPLFFPHRR, encoded by the coding sequence ATGAGCGCGAGCGGCGCGACGTACGGGCTGGAGGCGCTGGCCTTCGGCCCCCACCCGGACGACGTGGAGCTGTTCTGCGGCGGGCTGATGGCGCGGCTCGCGAGCCAGGGCCACCGCACGGGCATCATCGACCTGTCCCGAGGGGAGAAGAGCTCGCGCGGCACGCTCGAGTCGCGCGCCGAGGAGACGCAGGCCGCCTCTCGGGTGCTGGGCCTGTCCGTGCGAGAGAACCTGGAGCTGCCCGACGGCTGGCTCAACCCGTGGGCCGGCTTCGAGGCGCCCGAGCCCGAGCGCGTGCGCGCCTCCGCCGTCGCCCGCGTGGTGGAGGTGCTGCGCAGGCTGCGCCCGGAGCTGGTCATCGTCCCGTGGGAGGAGGAGCGCCACCCGGACCACGAGGCCGCGAGCGCACTGGTGACGCGCGCGCTGTTCTTCTCCGGCGTGCGCAAGTTCGAGACCGAGCCCCCCAGCGCGGCCTTCACGCCCCGACAGGTCCTCTACTATCCGCTGCGCCACCTGGCCGAGCCGAGCTTCGTGGTGGACGTGTCCTCCGTCTACGAGACCAAGACGGCGGCCGTGCGCTGCTACGCGAGCCAGGTGGAGCCCCGCCCGGGTGCGCCCGCGACGCTGGTGGGCTCCGCGCTGTCGCTCTCCTCCCTGGAGGCGAGGGACCGCTTCTACGGCGCCCAGGTCGGCGTCGCCCATGGCGAGCCGTACGTCGTCCGGGAGACGCTGGGGCTCGTCGACCCGGTGGAGCACTTCCGCCGGAATAGCTTCGAGAAGCCCCTGTTCTTCCCTCACCGCCGATGA
- a CDS encoding AraC family transcriptional regulator — MPRDATKRQVSTARYWVHPELPGLEAQHARYTRHTFAPHSHDAYSLVCMDQGAEALRFQGRTVVAPEGRLLVINPGQMHSGGAADPGIGWTYRILYIAPELLARAAEESSSAPRRAPEFATPLLDDALLLRRFSQVFATVIDASSCRLERDEALCGLLVELVRGHSTQGQEPTRVVHCAPGIRRARALIEAQVTRNIGLRELAREARLSPWHFVRAFRAQMGQTPQVYLRCLRVRHAQRLLATDMAMSEVALACGLADQSHLVKQFTRTLGVTPGQYRAAMHAHR; from the coding sequence ATGCCTCGAGACGCGACGAAGCGACAGGTCTCCACCGCCCGCTATTGGGTCCACCCGGAGCTGCCAGGACTGGAAGCCCAGCATGCCCGCTACACCCGGCACACCTTCGCGCCGCACTCGCATGACGCGTACTCGCTCGTCTGCATGGACCAGGGCGCCGAGGCGCTGCGATTCCAGGGCAGGACGGTGGTGGCGCCCGAGGGCCGGCTGCTCGTCATCAATCCCGGGCAGATGCACTCGGGCGGCGCCGCGGACCCGGGCATCGGGTGGACCTATCGCATCCTCTACATCGCCCCCGAGTTGCTCGCGCGCGCCGCCGAGGAGTCCTCGAGCGCTCCGCGCCGCGCCCCCGAGTTCGCGACGCCCCTCCTGGACGACGCGCTCCTCCTCCGGCGTTTCTCCCAGGTGTTCGCCACCGTCATCGACGCGAGCTCCTGCCGGCTCGAGCGGGACGAGGCCCTGTGCGGGCTGCTCGTCGAGTTGGTGCGCGGACATTCCACGCAGGGACAGGAGCCGACTCGCGTCGTGCATTGCGCTCCGGGCATCCGTCGCGCGCGGGCGCTCATCGAGGCCCAGGTCACTCGCAACATCGGACTGCGGGAGCTGGCGCGCGAGGCTCGGCTGAGTCCCTGGCACTTCGTGCGGGCCTTCCGTGCGCAGATGGGGCAGACGCCGCAGGTCTATCTGCGCTGTCTACGGGTGCGGCACGCGCAGCGGCTGCTGGCCACCGACATGGCCATGAGCGAGGTGGCCCTCGCCTGCGGGCTCGCGGACCAGAGTCATCTGGTGAAACAATTCACGCGGACTTTGGGCGTGACGCCCGGACAGTACCGGGCCGCGATGCATGCGCACCGGTGA
- the sitI6 gene encoding SitI6 family double-CXXCG motif immunity protein: MGRFFWVDEDREVAAKHGGEVHGVRKWKLPGLMGCPTCGATWAGVGHFHPEVDLSHLPEGRELERARPEPFQEFVRLRELVRPLVAPNMELPPGTGFGPFVGSASGRLPAFAWVISVLLVHREALVSLQADGVRNLSGHPTALKFRQKSPPELLELQMSPQGRLHPDCIPADVPSPCPTCGRFGLSRPEEPVLEAAALPTEVDLFRVGNFATMVIGTERFRDSVLRLDLDGLTFRELPIR; the protein is encoded by the coding sequence ATGGGTCGATTCTTCTGGGTGGACGAGGACCGAGAGGTCGCGGCGAAGCACGGCGGCGAGGTTCATGGGGTCCGCAAGTGGAAGCTCCCTGGTTTGATGGGATGCCCCACGTGTGGCGCCACGTGGGCTGGCGTCGGCCACTTCCATCCAGAGGTCGACCTGTCTCACTTGCCAGAGGGGCGCGAACTCGAAAGAGCAAGACCCGAGCCCTTCCAGGAGTTCGTTCGTCTGCGTGAATTGGTGCGTCCGTTGGTGGCTCCGAACATGGAGCTTCCTCCCGGAACAGGTTTCGGGCCGTTCGTGGGAAGCGCATCCGGCAGGCTGCCGGCCTTCGCGTGGGTCATCTCAGTGTTGCTCGTTCACCGAGAAGCGTTGGTGTCACTCCAAGCAGATGGAGTGCGAAATTTGAGCGGGCATCCGACCGCTCTGAAGTTCCGTCAGAAATCTCCGCCCGAGTTGCTGGAACTCCAGATGTCGCCTCAGGGGAGGCTCCACCCGGACTGCATTCCGGCGGATGTTCCTTCGCCGTGTCCAACGTGCGGGCGATTCGGCCTCTCACGTCCCGAAGAACCCGTCCTCGAAGCGGCCGCCCTGCCCACGGAGGTGGACCTGTTCCGGGTGGGCAACTTCGCTACGATGGTCATCGGCACGGAGCGCTTCCGCGACTCCGTGCTCCGCCTGGACCTGGACGGCCTGACGTTCCGCGAGCTGCCCATTCGCTGA
- a CDS encoding HEAT repeat domain-containing protein, whose translation MSDDLERARREARPDNLSSLRRLDAELQRAEVRWAGRTAREWLALYLDPEEPELDPEDPEMDLEDSEDAQLHILDAGLGMVPALLEMLEASHSEQWRDSEKSRQLTCLDLLSRVDPEPTGVVPALLFLLEGPSARVRRATLGLMAKLRPRPTAAVLRAVFACLEDKRDEEVRARAAQVLSRLTGPVPPRVRSVALTLLGDSRAWNRRFALAVLERVTPPDAELVVPLEEHLLLDDDNRTETLRALWVHAPERALRLLVEEAGNARERPSERSIRFESGVRAIGLLGTCGVKAVSVVSDLLRLRNGSWAQVFIDAAIDDILRDEFRGRTYPPVSGTSSSLVAALRAELPALSSAAESPADVLVRWAIACAGQGTEARVRMMLAATRRVMRHWDDEHPEDDGPRRGLAAMEDWVCAPTEESARRARRASNLVPSQMSAPAAFSASWSLANGSRCIPLSGPVSLEESDTYDRALRGGLSTASRALSGPAWSNGVFGTSARAQERLSPWEAVRALHRAIQEEVLPWALGTWDPVCDVRRERSRLDESLPAIR comes from the coding sequence ATGAGTGACGACCTGGAGCGGGCGCGGCGGGAGGCCCGTCCCGACAACCTCTCCTCCCTCCGGCGTCTGGATGCGGAGCTCCAGCGCGCGGAGGTCCGCTGGGCGGGGCGGACTGCGCGCGAGTGGTTGGCTTTGTACCTGGATCCCGAGGAGCCCGAACTCGACCCCGAGGACCCCGAGATGGACCTCGAGGACTCCGAGGATGCGCAGCTGCACATCCTCGATGCGGGGTTGGGGATGGTTCCGGCGTTGCTGGAGATGCTGGAGGCAAGTCATTCCGAGCAATGGCGTGACTCCGAGAAGTCGCGTCAGCTCACGTGCCTCGACCTGCTGTCGCGGGTGGACCCCGAGCCCACGGGGGTGGTCCCCGCGTTGCTCTTCCTGCTGGAGGGACCGAGCGCCCGGGTGCGCCGCGCGACGCTGGGCTTGATGGCGAAGCTGCGCCCGCGCCCCACGGCGGCGGTGCTTCGCGCTGTCTTCGCGTGCCTGGAGGACAAGCGGGATGAGGAGGTCCGTGCGCGCGCGGCGCAGGTCCTCTCACGGCTGACGGGCCCCGTGCCACCGCGGGTGCGAAGTGTGGCGCTCACGCTGCTGGGGGACTCGCGGGCGTGGAACCGCCGCTTCGCGCTCGCGGTGCTGGAGCGGGTGACGCCTCCGGATGCGGAGCTGGTCGTTCCGTTGGAGGAGCATCTCCTGCTTGACGATGACAACCGGACGGAGACGCTGCGTGCCTTGTGGGTGCACGCACCCGAGCGTGCTCTACGGTTGTTGGTCGAGGAGGCGGGGAACGCCCGGGAGCGCCCGAGTGAGCGCTCGATTCGATTTGAATCGGGGGTTCGCGCCATCGGCCTGTTGGGAACTTGTGGAGTGAAGGCGGTGTCCGTGGTGTCGGACTTGTTGCGTCTGCGGAATGGCTCGTGGGCGCAGGTCTTCATCGACGCGGCCATCGACGACATCCTTCGGGACGAGTTCCGGGGGCGCACGTACCCACCGGTGTCGGGGACGTCGTCGTCCCTGGTTGCAGCGCTTCGTGCGGAGCTACCTGCTCTTTCGAGTGCGGCGGAGAGTCCCGCGGATGTGCTCGTCCGTTGGGCGATTGCGTGCGCGGGGCAGGGGACGGAGGCGCGGGTGCGGATGATGCTCGCCGCCACACGTCGAGTGATGCGGCACTGGGATGACGAGCATCCCGAGGACGATGGGCCGCGTCGTGGCCTCGCCGCCATGGAGGACTGGGTGTGTGCTCCGACGGAGGAGTCGGCTCGTCGAGCGCGTCGTGCATCGAATCTCGTGCCCAGTCAGATGAGCGCGCCTGCGGCCTTCTCCGCGTCCTGGTCACTGGCGAACGGCTCGCGTTGCATTCCGCTGTCCGGCCCGGTGTCACTGGAGGAGAGCGATACGTATGACCGGGCGCTGAGAGGGGGCCTCTCCACGGCGAGCAGGGCGTTGTCGGGGCCAGCGTGGAGCAATGGCGTATTCGGGACGAGCGCTCGTGCGCAGGAGCGTTTGTCTCCGTGGGAGGCCGTGCGAGCCCTTCATCGCGCCATCCAGGAAGAAGTCCTCCCGTGGGCCCTGGGCACATGGGACCCTGTCTGTGATGTGCGCCGAGAGCGGAGTCGCCTCGACGAATCCCTGCCAGCCATTCGCTAG
- a CDS encoding GNAT family N-acetyltransferase — MLDSAAPSSSPVFEVKGEDGHVISDDFSRIDLDLVHGFLSKTYWSPEIPRETVERAWRHSLAFGLYTADGAQVGGCRVVTDRATFAYLADVFVLESQRGKGLSKWLMRVVFAHPDLQGLRRFMLATRDAHGLYTQYGFTALSAPERLMERVDPDVYRRKKQDAR, encoded by the coding sequence ATGTTGGACTCCGCTGCACCGTCCTCTTCCCCTGTCTTCGAAGTGAAGGGCGAGGACGGCCACGTCATCTCCGACGACTTCTCCCGCATCGACCTGGACCTGGTGCACGGCTTCCTGTCGAAGACGTACTGGAGCCCGGAGATTCCCCGGGAGACGGTGGAGCGGGCCTGGCGTCACTCGCTGGCCTTCGGCCTGTACACGGCGGACGGCGCGCAGGTGGGCGGCTGCCGCGTCGTGACGGACCGAGCGACCTTTGCCTACCTCGCCGACGTGTTCGTCCTGGAGTCGCAGCGTGGCAAGGGCTTGAGCAAGTGGCTGATGCGGGTCGTCTTCGCCCACCCGGACCTCCAGGGGCTGCGCCGTTTCATGCTGGCCACGAGAGATGCACATGGGCTGTACACGCAATACGGTTTCACGGCGCTGTCGGCGCCGGAGCGCCTCATGGAGCGCGTGGACCCGGACGTGTATCGGCGAAAGAAGCAGGACGCGCGCTGA
- a CDS encoding PIG-L family deacetylase, whose protein sequence is MSLGIGTTAFAQTPRQPHAGEIAAGLRRLGVTGSVLYVAAHPDDENTRLLAWLVGERGLRAGYLSLTRGDGGQNLIGTEQDEMLGLIRTYELLAARRVDGAEQYFTRARDFGYTKSADEALRIWGHDAVLADVVLAIRRFQPDVIVTRFNTKPPNHGHHTASALLAAEAFAAAADPSRFPEQLSLVKPWKADRLLHNVSTWSLKPDADMSAHLKVDVGGYDALLGRSWGEVSAESRSQHKSQGFGVPAERGPLLEYFQPLDGTRPKADVFEGLELSWRRWKGTENVARAVEEAQKGFDARAPHRSVPALLKVHEALSALPDEHPWKAAKLRETEALVAACAGLFLEARAAEATGTPGTSVAVTLHALNRSPAALKLVSVTLPGGERVAVDSVLAEHAPLKLEKKFALPDDAAVSTPYWLRKPVSGGLFALDDADRALTGLPEAGPALSVSFVYEAAGRRITVTRPVVHVWTDPVRGELYRAFEIVPAVTATLERDRVMFPNGAAQTVAVVLGAGRADVSGKARLELPQGWRAEPAEHAFQFATRGDERTVHFKVTPPKGATEKGRLRVVVDAGGRAESWRVRSVSYEHLPPLAVRQSSEATLVPFALATKVKRLGYIPGPGDKVAESLEAVGYEVTVLPEERLDAEKLERFDAILVGVRAFNANPRLAVHRERLLDYVKQGGRLVVQYNTNSRVGPLSAFVGPYPLEIGRERVTDETAVMTPVSADEPLLRAPNRLTSADFDGWVQERGLYFASKWDDKYRPVFAMNDAGEEPLKGSLLVARHGKGVFVYTGLAFFRQLPAGVPGAYRLLANVLAQ, encoded by the coding sequence ATGAGCCTTGGAATCGGGACCACGGCCTTCGCGCAGACCCCTCGACAACCGCACGCGGGAGAAATCGCGGCGGGCCTGCGACGCCTCGGCGTGACGGGCAGCGTGCTCTACGTCGCGGCCCACCCGGACGACGAGAACACGCGCCTGCTCGCCTGGCTCGTCGGAGAGCGGGGCCTGCGCGCGGGCTACCTCTCGCTCACGCGCGGCGATGGCGGACAGAACCTCATCGGCACCGAGCAGGACGAGATGCTCGGCCTCATCCGCACCTATGAGCTGCTCGCCGCGCGCCGCGTGGACGGCGCCGAGCAGTACTTCACCCGCGCGAGGGACTTCGGCTACACGAAGTCCGCCGACGAGGCGCTGCGCATCTGGGGCCACGACGCGGTGCTGGCGGACGTGGTGCTCGCCATCCGCCGCTTCCAGCCGGACGTCATCGTCACGCGCTTCAACACGAAGCCGCCCAACCACGGACACCACACCGCGTCCGCGCTGCTCGCCGCCGAGGCCTTCGCGGCCGCCGCGGACCCGTCGCGCTTCCCGGAGCAGCTGTCGCTCGTGAAGCCGTGGAAGGCGGACCGGCTGCTGCACAACGTCTCCACGTGGAGCCTGAAGCCGGATGCGGACATGTCCGCCCATCTCAAGGTGGACGTGGGCGGGTACGACGCGCTGCTGGGGCGCTCGTGGGGAGAGGTTTCGGCGGAGAGCCGCAGCCAGCACAAGAGCCAGGGCTTCGGTGTCCCCGCCGAGCGCGGTCCGCTGCTGGAGTACTTCCAGCCGCTGGACGGCACGCGGCCCAAGGCCGACGTCTTCGAGGGGCTGGAGTTGTCCTGGCGCCGCTGGAAGGGCACGGAGAACGTGGCCCGTGCGGTGGAGGAGGCGCAGAAGGGCTTCGACGCGCGCGCGCCGCATCGCTCGGTGCCCGCGCTGCTGAAGGTGCACGAGGCGCTGTCCGCGTTGCCGGACGAGCACCCGTGGAAGGCCGCCAAGCTGCGCGAGACGGAGGCGCTGGTGGCCGCGTGCGCGGGCCTGTTCCTGGAGGCGCGGGCCGCCGAGGCCACGGGCACGCCGGGCACGTCGGTGGCGGTGACGCTGCACGCGCTGAACCGCTCGCCCGCGGCGCTGAAGCTGGTGAGCGTGACGCTGCCGGGTGGGGAGCGCGTGGCGGTGGACTCAGTGCTCGCGGAGCATGCGCCGCTCAAGCTGGAGAAGAAGTTCGCCTTGCCCGACGACGCGGCCGTCTCCACGCCGTACTGGCTGCGCAAGCCCGTCTCCGGTGGATTGTTCGCGCTGGACGACGCGGACCGCGCGCTGACGGGGCTGCCCGAGGCGGGCCCCGCGTTGTCGGTGTCGTTCGTGTACGAGGCCGCGGGTCGTCGCATCACGGTGACGCGGCCGGTGGTGCACGTGTGGACGGACCCGGTGCGCGGTGAGCTGTACCGCGCGTTCGAAATCGTCCCGGCTGTCACGGCGACGCTGGAGCGGGACCGGGTGATGTTCCCCAACGGCGCGGCGCAGACGGTGGCCGTGGTCCTGGGCGCGGGCCGCGCGGACGTGAGCGGCAAGGCGCGGTTGGAGCTGCCGCAGGGCTGGCGCGCCGAGCCCGCGGAGCACGCGTTCCAGTTCGCCACGCGGGGCGACGAGCGCACCGTGCACTTCAAGGTGACGCCGCCCAAGGGCGCGACGGAGAAGGGGCGCCTGCGTGTCGTCGTCGATGCGGGCGGGCGCGCCGAGTCGTGGCGGGTGCGGTCCGTGTCGTACGAGCACCTGCCGCCGCTGGCGGTGCGGCAGTCCTCGGAGGCCACGCTGGTCCCCTTCGCGCTCGCGACGAAGGTGAAGCGGCTGGGCTACATCCCTGGCCCGGGTGACAAGGTGGCGGAGAGCCTGGAGGCCGTGGGTTACGAGGTGACGGTGCTGCCCGAGGAGCGGCTGGACGCGGAGAAGTTGGAGCGCTTCGACGCCATCCTCGTCGGCGTGCGGGCCTTCAACGCCAACCCTCGCCTCGCGGTGCACCGTGAGCGACTGCTCGACTACGTGAAGCAGGGCGGCCGGTTGGTGGTGCAGTACAACACGAACAGTCGGGTGGGGCCGCTGTCGGCCTTCGTCGGGCCGTACCCGCTGGAGATTGGCCGCGAGCGCGTGACGGACGAGACGGCGGTGATGACGCCGGTGTCGGCGGACGAGCCGCTCTTGCGCGCGCCCAACCGGCTGACGTCCGCGGACTTCGACGGCTGGGTGCAGGAGCGCGGGCTCTACTTCGCGTCGAAGTGGGACGACAAGTACCGCCCGGTGTTCGCGATGAACGACGCGGGCGAGGAGCCGCTGAAGGGCTCGTTGCTCGTCGCGCGTCACGGCAAGGGCGTGTTCGTCTACACGGGCCTGGCCTTCTTCCGTCAGCTTCCCGCCGGGGTCCCCGGCGCCTACCGCCTCCTGGCGAACGTCCTCGCGCAATGA
- the bshC gene encoding bacillithiol biosynthesis cysteine-adding enzyme BshC: protein MTPSFPTAWLQGDPRALAFLPDRFRHRAARAEAAAAASTRSVSPALLEVLRAQNARLAPSPARARHLEELALPGTTVVVTGQQMGLFLGPLFTLYKAAAAIVAARKLREETGRPCVPVFWLQTEDHDLPEVDHCFVASPRGARCRVSLDLPEAALSRAPISHRKLGSGVLKALEALRAELGAEPQAEEHLSLLEWAYRPDATLAEAFTEVLSTLFTEEGLVFIDPRDARLAPLAAPIHRLSLEHAASICAALTQRVEELTHAGFSEQVYIRPGAPLGFFSPDEVDGARYRLDPAGPDTWSLVGHPRGATVTTAELLRALEQEPLRFTTSALLRPLLQDTWLPTAAYVGGPGEVSYFAQLAPLYAHAGLPMPLVVPRARFRVLDDRARRLLHKLGLTADEAGQPREALLAKLATRDAAEPYEPAGTVEARLFGAFAAELDSLGESMLKLDPQLLDALKRTRGTVRAAVSRLSARYGRALALRDEVTTERVDRLRAMLLPEGAPQERIHGMAYHACRFGTRAFTRQVLDACIPFSGDLQDLLP, encoded by the coding sequence GTGACGCCCTCGTTTCCCACCGCGTGGCTCCAGGGAGACCCACGCGCGCTCGCCTTCCTGCCCGACCGCTTCCGTCACCGCGCCGCTCGCGCGGAGGCCGCGGCCGCTGCCTCCACCCGCTCCGTGTCGCCCGCGCTGCTCGAGGTGCTGCGGGCCCAGAACGCCCGTCTGGCGCCGAGCCCCGCCAGGGCACGACACCTGGAGGAGCTCGCCCTCCCCGGCACCACCGTGGTGGTGACGGGACAACAGATGGGGCTGTTCCTCGGCCCCCTCTTCACGCTCTACAAGGCCGCCGCCGCCATCGTCGCCGCCCGAAAACTCCGGGAAGAAACCGGCCGCCCCTGTGTTCCCGTCTTCTGGCTCCAGACCGAGGACCATGACCTGCCGGAGGTCGACCACTGTTTCGTCGCGAGCCCGAGAGGCGCGCGATGTCGCGTGTCGCTCGACCTTCCGGAGGCGGCCCTCTCGCGCGCGCCCATCTCCCACCGCAAGCTGGGCTCCGGGGTCCTCAAGGCCCTGGAGGCCCTGCGCGCGGAGCTGGGCGCGGAGCCCCAGGCCGAGGAGCACCTCTCCCTGCTCGAGTGGGCCTACCGCCCCGACGCGACGCTCGCGGAGGCGTTCACCGAGGTGCTCTCCACCCTCTTCACCGAAGAGGGGCTGGTGTTCATCGACCCGAGGGACGCGCGCCTCGCGCCGCTGGCCGCGCCCATCCATCGGCTCTCGCTCGAGCACGCCGCCAGCATCTGCGCCGCGCTCACCCAGCGCGTGGAGGAGCTGACCCACGCGGGCTTCTCCGAGCAGGTCTACATCCGCCCCGGCGCGCCGCTGGGCTTCTTCTCCCCGGACGAGGTCGACGGCGCGCGCTACCGGCTGGACCCCGCGGGCCCGGACACGTGGAGCCTCGTGGGCCACCCGCGCGGCGCCACCGTCACCACGGCGGAGCTCTTGCGCGCGCTGGAGCAGGAGCCCCTGCGCTTCACCACCTCCGCGCTCCTGCGCCCGCTGCTCCAGGACACGTGGCTGCCCACCGCCGCGTACGTCGGCGGCCCGGGCGAGGTCTCCTACTTCGCGCAGCTCGCCCCGCTCTACGCGCACGCGGGACTGCCCATGCCGCTCGTGGTGCCGCGCGCCCGCTTCCGGGTGCTCGATGACCGCGCGCGCAGGCTGCTCCACAAGCTGGGGCTCACCGCGGACGAGGCGGGCCAGCCGCGTGAAGCGCTCCTGGCGAAGCTGGCCACGCGCGACGCGGCCGAGCCCTACGAGCCCGCGGGCACCGTGGAGGCGCGGCTGTTCGGCGCCTTCGCCGCCGAGTTGGACTCGCTGGGCGAGTCGATGCTCAAGCTGGACCCGCAGCTGTTGGACGCGCTCAAGCGCACGCGCGGCACCGTACGCGCGGCGGTGTCACGCCTGTCGGCCCGCTACGGCCGGGCGCTCGCGCTGCGCGACGAGGTCACCACCGAGCGCGTGGACCGGCTGCGCGCCATGCTGCTGCCGGAGGGCGCGCCCCAGGAGCGCATCCACGGCATGGCCTACCACGCGTGTCGCTTCGGCACGCGGGCCTTCACCCGACAGGTGCTCGACGCCTGCATCCCGTTCTCCGGCGACCTCCAGGACCTGCTGCCATGA
- a CDS encoding sodium:solute symporter, which yields MTLLDWVVLVGTTATIVLWGMWKSRGAKNTEEYLRGARELKWPTIGLAVMATQASAITFLSVPGQAYEDGMRFVQFYFGLPFAMILISAVFVPIYYRLNVITAYQYLESRFDLKTRLFGAFLFLVQRGLAAGITIYAPSIILSTILGWALEPTVVAMGALVILYTVTGGSTAVSQTQKQQMVVMMGGMVVAALVILWRLPSHVSFGDAVDVAGAFGRMNVVSFDFNVQDRYNFWSGLTGGFFLALSYFGTDQSQVGRYLTGRSITESRLGLLFNGVLKIPMQFLILFVGILVFVFYQFSTPPLLFNETLGERMRGSSQAAEYAALETKWEQVQSSKRAQVEQYLSAGDEASRTGVRESLRAAAGEASQVRKDAKALVTRALPGAETKDSDYIFIGFVKRWLPSGLFGLLIAVILSAAMSSIASELNALGATTTVDFYRRVFRPEASDRHVLIASKLFTVFWGLVAVGFATFASLLDNLIQAVNILGSIFYGTVLGIFLVAFFLKFVRGHAVFTAAVISQSTVIGLFIFSDIGYLWYNVIGCALVVVLSLVAQTVLPRGPEAAPAPGT from the coding sequence GTGACCTTGCTCGACTGGGTGGTGCTCGTCGGGACGACGGCGACCATCGTGCTGTGGGGGATGTGGAAGTCGCGGGGGGCGAAGAACACGGAGGAGTATCTCCGCGGCGCTCGTGAGTTGAAGTGGCCCACCATCGGCCTGGCGGTGATGGCCACGCAGGCCAGCGCCATCACGTTCCTCTCCGTGCCGGGACAGGCCTACGAAGACGGCATGCGCTTCGTGCAGTTCTACTTCGGACTGCCGTTCGCGATGATCCTCATCAGCGCGGTCTTCGTCCCCATCTACTACCGGCTGAACGTCATCACGGCGTACCAGTACCTGGAGTCGCGCTTCGATTTGAAGACGCGCCTGTTCGGCGCCTTCTTGTTCCTGGTGCAGCGGGGCCTGGCGGCGGGCATCACCATCTACGCGCCGTCCATCATCCTCTCCACGATTCTGGGCTGGGCGCTGGAGCCCACGGTGGTGGCGATGGGGGCGCTGGTCATCCTCTACACGGTGACGGGTGGGTCGACCGCGGTCAGCCAGACGCAGAAGCAGCAGATGGTGGTGATGATGGGCGGCATGGTGGTGGCCGCGCTGGTCATCCTCTGGCGGCTGCCCTCGCACGTGTCGTTCGGTGACGCGGTGGACGTGGCGGGCGCGTTCGGTCGGATGAACGTGGTGAGCTTCGACTTCAACGTGCAGGACCGTTACAACTTCTGGTCCGGGCTCACGGGCGGCTTCTTCCTGGCGCTGTCGTACTTCGGCACGGACCAGTCGCAGGTGGGCCGCTACCTCACGGGGCGCTCCATCACGGAGAGCCGGCTGGGATTGTTGTTCAACGGCGTGCTGAAGATTCCGATGCAGTTCCTGATTCTCTTCGTCGGAATCCTCGTCTTCGTCTTCTACCAGTTCAGCACGCCGCCCCTGCTGTTCAACGAGACGCTGGGCGAGCGGATGCGAGGCTCCTCGCAGGCGGCGGAGTACGCGGCGCTGGAGACGAAGTGGGAGCAGGTCCAGTCGAGCAAGCGCGCGCAGGTGGAGCAGTACCTGTCGGCGGGAGATGAGGCTTCGCGCACGGGCGTGCGTGAGTCACTGCGCGCGGCGGCGGGTGAGGCGAGCCAGGTCCGCAAGGACGCCAAGGCGTTGGTGACGCGGGCGTTGCCTGGGGCGGAGACGAAGGACTCGGACTACATCTTCATCGGCTTCGTGAAGCGGTGGCTGCCCAGCGGGCTGTTCGGGCTGCTCATCGCGGTCATCCTGTCGGCGGCGATGAGCTCCATCGCGAGTGAGCTCAATGCGCTGGGGGCGACGACGACGGTGGACTTCTATCGGCGGGTGTTCCGTCCGGAGGCGTCGGACCGGCATGTGCTCATCGCGTCGAAGTTGTTCACGGTGTTCTGGGGGTTGGTGGCGGTGGGGTTCGCGACCTTCGCGTCACTGCTCGACAATCTCATCCAGGCGGTGAACATCCTGGGCTCGATTTTCTACGGGACGGTGCTGGGTATCTTCCTGGTGGCGTTCTTCCTGAAGTTCGTGCGAGGGCATGCCGTCTTCACGGCGGCGGTCATCTCGCAGTCGACGGTGATTGGCCTCTTCATCTTCAGCGACATCGGCTACCTCTGGTACAACGTCATTGGCTGCGCGCTCGTCGTGGTGCTGAGTCTGGTGGCGCAGACGGTGCTGCCACGTGGGCCGGAGGCCGCTCCGGCCCCTGGGACTTGA
- a CDS encoding methyltransferase: MLKRILHDWNDETCVTLLRHCRSAMAEGDGCSWWIRSFRRATGRMGTRCWT, translated from the coding sequence GTGCTCAAGCGCATCCTGCACGACTGGAACGACGAGACGTGTGTGACGCTGCTGCGCCACTGCCGGTCGGCGATGGCGGAGGGGGACGGGTGCTCGTGGTGGATACGGTCATTCCGTCGGGCAACGGGCCGCATGGGGACAAGGTGTTGGACGTGA